From Ischnura elegans chromosome 13 unlocalized genomic scaffold, ioIscEleg1.1 SUPER_13_unloc_1, whole genome shotgun sequence, a single genomic window includes:
- the LOC124172471 gene encoding uncharacterized protein LOC124172471, translating into MRENLPKLPPPPADAMCRKTLRTSTPMPLEDDMQSHSTLPMEEKSKVYDLSYSDEDFKKHVTRQLSMLRSMVALNRELLESVLKQLTDIKAQQNGGCSEVTDSSPSMENFLNISTEDELRAVEEELKNEFFADKMVDYLGKIGGNSVSDATRRTMRRIFDDNMASGFSLSGAGTKRSFMGLRLGRIVIRAVQESKAAPEKDLASSQLD; encoded by the exons ATGAGGGAAAACCTCCCAAAGCTCCCTCCACCTCCTGCCGATGCAATGTGCCGAAAAACCCTAAGGACATCAACCCCAATGCCATTGGAAGATGACATGCAATCCCATAGTACCTTGCCTATGGAAGAAAAATCTAAAGTCTATGATCTGAGCTATTCAGATGAAG ATTTTAAAAAGCATGTAACACGGCAGCTTTCAATGCTGAGAAGCATGGTAGCCCTCAACAGAGAGTTGTTGGAGTCTGTTTTAAAGCAGTTGACTGATATTAAGGCACAGCAGAACGGAGGTTGCTCTGAAGTTACTGATTCTTCCCCTTCTATGGAGAACTTCCTAAATATATCCACAGAGGATGAGTTGAGGGCTGTGGAGGaggaattgaaaaatgaattttttgcagATAAGATG GTGGACTACTTGGGGAAAATAGGTGGAAATTCTGTCTCAGATGCCACCAGGCGAACAATGAGAAGGATATTTGATGATAATATGGCTTCAGGATTCAGCTTATCTGGTGCTGGCACTAAGAGATCATTCATGGGCCTTAGATTGGGAAGAATTGTTATCC gagcagtgcaggagagcaaggcagcccctgaaaaggat ttagcttcaagtcagctagatTGA